A genomic region of Drosophila kikkawai strain 14028-0561.14 chromosome X, DkikHiC1v2, whole genome shotgun sequence contains the following coding sequences:
- the snf gene encoding U1 small nuclear ribonucleoprotein A, whose amino-acid sequence MDLRPNQTIYINNLNEKIKKEELKKSLYAIFSQFGQILDIVALKTLKMRGQAFVIFKEIGSASNALRTMQGFPFYDKPMRIAYSKSDSDLVAKLKGTFKERPKKIKPPKPTVGAEDKKDKKKKPTSTENSNPNTQTEQPPNQILFLTNLPEETNEMMLSMLFNQFPGFKEVRLVPNRHDIAFVEFTTELQSNAAKEALQGFKITPTHAMKITFAKK is encoded by the exons ATGGACTTGCGCCCCAACCAGACCATCTACATCAACAACCTGAACGAGAAGATCAAGAAGGAGGAGCTGAAAAAGTCGCTATATGCAATTTTCTCACAATTCGGCCAAATCCTGGACATTGTGGCACTGAAAACGCTAAAGATGCGCGGCCAGGCATTTGTCATCTTCAAGGAGATCGGCAGCGCCTCGAATGCACTGCGAACAATGCAGGGTTTCCCGTTCTACGACAAACCCATGCGCATTGCCTACTCCAAGTCCGATTCGGATCTGGTGGCCAAGCTGAAGGGTACATTCAAGGAGCGTCCCAAGAAGATAAAGCCTCCGAAGCCTACAGTGGGTGCTGAGGATAAGAA GGACAAGAAAAAGAAGCCAACCAGCACTGAGAACTCGAATCCGAATACACAGACCGAACAGCCGCCCAATCAAATTCTCTTCCTCACCAATCTGCCGGAGGAGACCAACGAGATGATGCTCTCCATGCTGTTCAATCAGTTCCCTGGCTTCAAGGAGGTGCGTTTGGTGCCCAATCGTCATGATATCGCCTTTGTggaattcaccaccgagctgCAGAGTAATGCCGCCAAGGAGGCGCTGCAGGGCTTCAAGATAACACCAACGCATGCCATGAAAATCACCTTTGCCAAAAAGTGA
- the LOC108080237 gene encoding thioredoxin-2 produces the protein MVSLVKDKAELDMRMSGALKKIVILDFFANWCGPCKVCAPKLNVLADQYSEHVMILKVNVDENEDIAEDFNITSMPTFILIKEGEVLDTIIGANMDKLKKSMDKHIAENDVDAAAAAAAADEEMSIAEEQQQNAPIIYQGQGEIENQQQGNN, from the coding sequence ATGGTTTCCCTGGTCAAAGACAAGGCCGAGCTGGATATGCGCATGTCCGGCGCCCTTAAGAAAATTGTCATCTTGGACTTCTTTGCCAACTGGTGTGGACCGTGCAAGGTCTGTGCACCCAAGCTGAATGTACTGGCCGATCAATATTCCGAGCACGTAATGATCTTGAAAGTCAATGTTGATGAAAATGAAGATATTGCCGAGGATTTCAATATAACCAGCATGCCAACGTTTATACTGATCAAGGAGGGTGAAGTCCTGGATACCATCATTGGGGCCAATATGGATAAGCTTAAGAAATCCATGGATAAACATATTGCTGAAAATGAtgtggatgctgctgctgccgctgctgctgccgatgAGGAAATGTCCATTGCAGAGGAACAGCAACAGAATGCGCCCATTATATATCAGGGTCAAGGCGAGATAGAGAACCAGCAACAGGGCAACAACTAA
- the dhd gene encoding thioredoxin-1 translates to MTAIRSMNDYHKRLEAADEKLIVLDFYANWCGPCKGMDSTVKALARKYASKAVVLKVDVDKYDELTERYKVRSMPTFVFLKNNRRVGSFSGADEEKLTTMMAKLVK, encoded by the coding sequence ATGACCGCTATACGCAGCATGAACGACTACCACAAGCGCTTGGAGGCCGCCGACGAGAAGCTGATCGTGCTTGACTTCTACGCCAACTGGTGCGGCCCCTGCAAGGGCATGGACAGCACGGTCAAGGCGCTGGCCAGGAAGTATGCCTCCAAGGCGGTGGTCCTCAAGGTCGATGTGGACAAGTATGACGAGTTGACGGAGCGCTACAAGGTGCGCAGCATGCCGACCTTTGTCTTCCTGAAGAACAACCGGCGAGTGGGATCCTTCAGCGGCGCCGATGAAGAGAAGCTGACCACCATGATGGCCAAGCTGGTCAAGTGA
- the PGRP-SA gene encoding peptidoglycan-recognition protein SA has protein sequence MLSASRCAAQLLAAVCLLLLLVTAGKPSRHRTTQADDCPTIKLKRQWGGKPSQGLHYQIRPIRYVVIHHTVTGECTGLLQCAEILQNMQNYHQTELDYEDISYNFLIGSDGIVYEGTGWGLRGAHTYGYNANGTGIAFIGSYVDKLPTVAALQSAKSLLSCGIRKGELSEDYALIAASQVISTQSPGLTLYNEIQEWPHWLSNP, from the exons ATGCTTTCCGCTTCTCGTTGTGCTGCTCAGCTACTGGCTGCTGtttgcctcctcctcctcctggtcaCCGCCGGCAAGCCATCGCGTCACCGAACTACACAGGCGGATGACTGCCCAACGATCAAGTTGAAGCGTCAATGGGGTGGTAAGCCATCACAGGGTCTCCACTATCAAATCCGTCCCATACGCTATGTGGTTATCCATCACACGGTCACCGGCGAGTGCACGGGGCTACTCCAGTGCGCCGAGATACTCCAGAATATGCAGAATTATCATCAAACGGAGCTGGATTACGAGGATATTAGTTACAA CTTTCTAATTGGCAGTGATGGCATTGTTTACGAGGGCACTGGCTGGGGATTACGTGGAGCCCACACTTATGGCTACAATGCCAACGGCACGGGCATAGCTTTTATAGGCAGTTATGTGg ACAAACTTCCTACGGTGGCGGCGCTACAATCGGCCAAAAGTCTTCTAAGCTGCGGGATTCGTAAGGGGGAACTGAGCGAGGATTATGCCCTGATCGCCGCCTCGCAGGTGATAAGTACCCAGAGTCCAGGACTGACGCTGTATAATGAGATTCAGGAGTGGCCGCACTGGCTTTCAAATCcctaa
- the LOC108080217 gene encoding putative ATP-dependent RNA helicase BoYb, translating into MSFFREIEPKTEADPETDANNLLEAIRPRPLLSTNCTDFVLAHSKGALRPVRQLPEVILLPHILEMMHKLRLNRLLRVQSHTWPHLIVDRGHGAMVVAAPRSGRTFSYLPPVCDVISRTIMATVDTDNLLGALAVILVKDLERVRHVSAVCHAFLRKLKHATTYTLVLNIPSDNNPEFFHCLFNGVGCLVATPAQLVWMFKDMEKLMKFEHLKFVVYDDIDLMDPRLLTKAELVLKNLMLMDHSHPQLVMISQTYDPVQMARLKLLNSNPVLIFGDMLEAALYGKARLRIAICPQQKKFNEVLKILEQRPPQKYRTVIFCSDDADMRRLVVHLLEEKEPSFSCLPYYEDADMEVAEQVQDWLVDTQGIILLATDNCPELSIRHAHTLIHYSMSLSWGKFKMRHLAISGNLVNRLVSDSSTSEKGTFLQPHSLILLDESNQKQLPRLVDFVGKHQPVDEEIKALAKKIREKFAKLEANQNVVCRQIMMLGDCINKQCEERHHADHMDRPLATVPTLGDIKVSLVRVYSPTHLCVHLLEHLPPGESWKPYPSLPAQQMRLQLLQSNCSMERFWPPIAGTICLYRNKAINVRVRVLKVAPIEDVNIYLNNLYVLVQAMDEDTQIFSVRSGRLYKCPEELQAEPPLAIDLRLFGLIPQSGERGWSEKDRRDIEYKLKNLPNGCFLQATIQFATSHTIFVSNLVAMFYASAMKVHVRKLSLGQHLIKAKLAKSCPLAKDTIFTFFEEVLEVKEEGDDKQKLKAEEQLKEENNNETKENNPPNKTFIQGRALSVIQMGLDQVKRNMLARERKVKEAPDEAAKVEQEEKDPKDEAKKLKKEEKESKQPEQIPKDPEDQSAESNKSLNQLIQCIENIKIIAKLEAEEDDNHMFADTFTGATKLIDIMKGYPEVTNDKPQKRTEKKKATKDSISKFTVTKPRDPTMQLQLPSNVVRPPTNYYQTLTTLELQVLLPDEGYKYSALLIDNQVLFQATHPSLELCHQFQLPLGVAYSYLKDYMRGRTVYMSVKKTVAMPDPLNFDLYQRFLKPNHEKFGKMDEQREEQEKKPRKAVPFKDVGWHNEYQEIEDSADEDHHVDGIERVEHDLYDED; encoded by the coding sequence atgTCTTTCTTTAGGGAAATCGAACCAAAAACAGAAGCTGATCCCGAGACGGACGCCAACAATCTCTTGGAAGCCATCCGTCCGCGTCCGCTATTGTCCACCAATTGCACCGATTTTGTGTTGGCCCATTCAAAGGGAGCCCTACGTCCGGTGCGCCAGCTGCCCGAGGTGATCCTGCTGCCGCACATCTTGGAGATGATGCACAAATTGCGTTTGAATCGTTTGCTGCGCGTGCAGAGCCACACATGGCCCCACCTGATCGTTGACCGTGGCCACGGTGCCATGGTTGTGGCTGCACCGCGCAGTGGTCGCACCTTCAGCTATCTACCGCCTGTCTGCGATGTGATTAGTCGCACTATTATGGCCACCGTGGACACTGACAATCTGTTGGGAGCGTTGGCCGTGATTTTGGTAAAGGACTTGGAGCGAGTGCGCCACGTGAGCGCCGTGTGCCATGCCTTTTTGCGGAAGCTAAAACACGCTACAACCTATACGCTCGTACTGAACATACCCTCTGACAATAATCCGGAGTTTTTCCATTGCCTTTTCAATGGCGTTGGCTGTTTGGTGGCCACACCTGCCCAGCTGGTCTGGATGTTCAAGGACATGGAGAAGTTAATGAAGTTCGAACACCTGAAGTTCGTTGTCTACGATGATATTGATCTGATGGATCCGAGGCTGTTGACAAAGGCGGAGCTGGTGCTCAAGAATCTAATGCTCATGGATCACAGCCATCCGCAGCTGGTGATGATCTCCCAGACCTATGATCCCGTCCAGATGGCCCGGCTGAAGCTGCTAAACAGCAATCCGGTATTGATCTTTGGTGACATGCTGGAGGCAGCTTTGTATGGAAAGGCGCGCCTACGGATCGCCATATGTCCGCAGCAGAAAAAGTTCAACGAGGTGCTCAAGATTTTGGAGCAGCGTCCGCCTCAAAAATATCGCACGGTGATCTTTTGCAGTGATGATGCGGATATGCGACGCCTGGTGGTTCATCTtctggaggagaaggagccCTCATTTAGCTGTTTGCCTTATTACGAGGATGCCGACATGGAGGTGGCTGAGCAGGTTCAAGACTGGCTAGTGGATACACAAGGCATCATCCTTTTGGCCACCGACAACTGCCCGGAGCTAAGCATCCGGCATGCCCACACGCTGATCCACTACAGCATGAGCCTTAGCTGGGGCAAGTTCAAGATGCGTCATCTGGCCATTTCCGGGAATCTGGTCAACAGACTGGTTAGCGACTCCTCCACCAGTGAGAAGGGGACCTTCTTACAGCCTCATTCCTTGATTCTGCTGGATGAATCCAATCAAAAGCAGCTGCCACGTCTTGTGGACTTTGTGGGCAAGCACCAGCCCGTGGATGAGGAAATCAAAGCCCTGGCCAAGAAGATACGCGAAAAGTTTGCCAAGCTGGAAGCCAATCAGAATGTGGTGTGTCGCCAGATCATGATGCTGGGCGATTGCATCAATAAGCAATGCGAGGAACGTCATCATGCTGATCATATGGATCGACCCCTTGCCACAGTGCCCACCTTGGGTGATATCAAGGTAAGCCTGGTGCGTGTCTATTCGCCCACACATTTATGCGTTCATCTTTTGGAGCATTTGCCGCCGGGTGAATCATGGAAACCCTATCCATCTCTACCGGCTCAACAAATGCGCCTTCAATTGCTGCAGAGCAACTGCAGCATGGAACGCTTTTGGCCCCCCATTGCTGGTACCATCTGCCTGTATCGCAATAAAGCCATCAATGTCCGCGTCCGGGTACTCAAGGTGGCGCCCATTGAGGACGTAAATATATACCTTAACAATCTATATGTCCTGGTCCAGGCCATGGATGAGGATACCCAGATCTTTAGCGTGCGAAGTGGGCGTCTGTACAAGTGCCCGGAGGAGTTGCAAGCGGAACCGCCCTTGGCCATTGATTTGCGTTTGTTTGGTTTGATTCCCCAATCCGGGGAACGTGGCTGGTCGGAGAAGGATCGCCGTGACATCGAGTACAAGCTGAAGAATCTGCCCAATGGATGCTTCCTGCAGGCCACCATACAGTTTGCCACCTCTCACACTATTTTCGTTAGCAATCTGGTGGCCATGTTTTATGCCAGCGCCATGAAGGTGCATGTACGCAAGCTGAGCCTTGGCCAGCATCTCATCAAAGCCAAGTTGGCCAAAAGCTGTCCGCTGGCAAAGGATACGATATTTACCTTTTTTGAGGAGGTTTTGGAGGTGAAAGAGGAGGGGGATGACAAGCAGAAGCTGAAGGCAGAGGAGCAGCTGAAGGAGGAGAATAATAATGAAACCAAGGAGAACAATCCTCCCAATAAGACATTTATACAGGGAAGAGCCTTGAGTGTGATCCAAATGGGCTTGGATCAGGTTAAGCGTAACATGCTGGCTAGAGAGCGGAAGGTCAAGGAGGCACCAGACGAGGCTGCGAAGGTGGAGCAGGAAGAGAAAGACCCAAAAGACGAGGCTAAGAAGCTGAAGAAGGAAGAGAAGGAGTCCAAGCAGCCGGAGCAGATACCAAAAGATCCAGAAGACCAGTCTGCAGAGTCCAATAAAAGCCTCAACCAGCTCATTCAATGCATcgaaaacattaaaatcatTGCCAAGCTGGAAGCGGAGGAGGATGACAACCATATGTTCGCTGACACATTCACTGGAGCAACCAAATTAATTGACATAATGAAGGGTTATCCAGAAGTCACTAACGATAAGCCACAAAAAAGAACCGAAAAgaaaaaagccacaaaagaTTCCATTTCCAAATTCACAGTCACTAAGCCACGTGACCCCACCATGCAGCTTCAACTCCCCTCGAATGTGGTGCGTCCGCCCACCAACTACTATCAAACTCTGACCACCTTGGAGCTTCAAGTGCTCCTGCCCGATGAGGGTTACAAGTACTCCGCCCTGCTGATTGACAATCAAGTCTTGTTCCAGGCCACTCATCCATCCTTGGAACTTTGCCATCAATTCCAGTTGCCGTTGGGCGTGGCATATAGCTACCTAAAGGATTACATGCGCGGCCGTACGGTGTACATGAGCGTCAAGAAAACTGTGGCCATGCCTGATCCTCTGAACTTTGATCTTTACCAACGTTTCCTGAAGCCCAATCACGAGAAGTTTGGCAAGATGGATGAGCAGCGTGAGGAGCAAGAAAAGAAGCCTAGAAAGGCTGTGCCATTCAAGGATGTGGGATGGCATAACGAGTATCAGGAGATCGAAGATAGTGCCGACGAGGACCATCATGTGGATGGGATCGAGCGTGTAGAACACGATCTATACGATGAAGACTAA